One Salvelinus namaycush isolate Seneca chromosome 4, SaNama_1.0, whole genome shotgun sequence genomic window carries:
- the LOC120045460 gene encoding uncharacterized protein LOC120045460, with protein sequence MEHFKCEQTNIRQQLEALNQMLTSSKNETTTEIGSTSLVYPPNHGEEDIVRSSEEEDSTRPFDPCFRYTVLDQPWRATNTSIKNKMCDCNVKWRGWYRLFYKGNSLQMPERCVPMNKCGTHAPLWLAGPHPKRREGIVTRKVCGHWNKNCCAFKSTPIKVKKCQGNYYVYKLTKPTTCHLAYCADINTIVCGKCRKSETCVSRDNINWRCKKKPRPLKRKVHFFASYPGPISGKVNRIKYRTVLVNVGRAFNRRTGVFQAPVKGVYQFFFSTQSGKHGVKTDLWLVINGYWVAVSHTKISSPSTVGNLSTYMTFLRRGSLVYVTQDCGSSWATDSSNTITFGGSLLVQSKR encoded by the exons ATGGAACACTTCAAATGTGAACAAACAAATATCAGGCAACAGCTGGAGGCCCTGAATCAG ATGCTGACAAGCTCTAAGAATGAGACTACAACAGAAATAG GCAGCACTTCTCTTGTTTACCCCCCAAACCATGGAGAGGAGGACATTGTGCGGTCATCAGAGGAAGAAGACTCCACGCGACCCTTTGATCCCTGCTTCCGCTACACCGTCCTGGACCAGCCCTGGAGGGCCACTAACACCAGCATCAAGAACAAGATGTGTGACTGCAACGTCAAGTGGCGAGGCTGGTACCGCCTGTTCTACAAGGGCAACAGTCTGCAGATGCCCGAGAGGTGTGTGCCCATGAACAAGTGTGGCACCCACGCCCCCCTGTGGCTGGCCGGGCCTCACCCGAAGAGGAGGGAAGGGATCGTCACCCGCAAGGTCTGCGGCCACTGGAACAAGAACTGCTGCGCTTTCAAGTCCACACCCATCAAAGTGAAGAAGTGCCAGGGCAATTATTACGTCTATAAGTTAACCAAACCGACGACATGTCACCTGGCCTACTGTGCAG aTATCAACACCATTGTGTGTGGAAAGTGCAGGAAAAGCGAGACCTGTGTAAGTCGAGACAATATAAACTGGAGGTGTAAGAAGAAGCCAAGAC CCCTGAAGAGAAAAGTCCACTTCTTTGCCTCCTATCCCGGGCCCATCTCAGGCAAGGTGAACCGCATCAAGTACAGGACTGTCCTTGTGAACGTTGGGCGAGCCTTCAACCGGAGGACCGGGGTGTTCCAGGCTCCTGTCAAAGGAGTCTACCAGTTCTTCTTCTCCACACAGAGTGGGAAACATGGTGTCAAGACAGACCTATGGTTGGTGATCAATGGTTACTGGGTGGCTGTCTCTCACACCAAAATCAGTAGTCCGTCCACTGTGGGTAATCTGTCCACTTATATGACCTTTCTGCGCAGAGGGTCCCTGGTGTATGTGACCCAAGACTGTGGTAGCTCTTGGGCCACTGATTCATCCAATACCATCACATTTGGTGGGTCACTGCTTGTTCAGTCGAAGAGGTAG